The following proteins are encoded in a genomic region of Clostridium kluyveri:
- a CDS encoding undecaprenyl-diphosphate phosphatase — protein MALDFIEVLKVIFLGIVEGITEWLPISSTGHMLLVDEFITLNMSDAFKEMFFVVIQLGAIFAVVVMFWEKMFPFQFKDKSQPIIKKDTFSLWFKVVVACIPGAVITILFDDYIEAHLHTPIVIAAALIFYGIAFIVIEIWNKKRFPTTCKLENITYGTAFLIGLFQVLSIIPGTSRSGATIIGALLIGVSRVVAAEFTFFLAVPVMFGLSAIKILKFGVSFTSVELLILIIGMVVAFAVSVLVIKFLMGYIKKHDFKAFGWYRIVVGILVVLITII, from the coding sequence ATGGCACTTGATTTTATAGAAGTTTTGAAAGTTATTTTTCTTGGAATTGTTGAGGGAATTACCGAGTGGCTGCCCATCAGCAGCACAGGGCATATGCTTCTTGTGGACGAATTTATCACGCTTAATATGAGCGACGCATTTAAGGAAATGTTTTTTGTTGTCATTCAGCTTGGAGCTATCTTTGCGGTAGTTGTTATGTTTTGGGAAAAAATGTTTCCGTTCCAATTTAAGGACAAATCACAGCCTATTATCAAAAAGGATACATTTTCTCTTTGGTTCAAAGTCGTAGTTGCTTGTATTCCCGGGGCAGTTATAACTATCCTGTTTGACGATTATATTGAAGCTCATCTACACACTCCAATAGTAATTGCAGCAGCCCTTATTTTCTATGGTATTGCTTTTATTGTCATTGAAATTTGGAACAAAAAACGGTTTCCAACTACTTGCAAATTAGAAAATATTACTTATGGAACAGCCTTTTTAATTGGACTATTTCAGGTACTTTCCATTATTCCCGGTACTTCTCGTTCGGGTGCCACAATTATAGGGGCGCTGTTGATTGGTGTATCAAGAGTAGTAGCAGCGGAATTTACGTTTTTTCTTGCCGTTCCTGTTATGTTCGGTTTAAGTGCTATTAAAATATTGAAATTTGGTGTTTCCTTTACAAGCGTTGAATTGCTTATCTTAATAATAGGTATGGTGGTAGCATTTGCGGTATCGGTGTTAGTTATAAAATTCCTCATGGGATATATTAAAAAACATGATTTTAAGGCATTTGGTTGGTATCGAATTGTGGTTGGTATTCTTGTTGTACTGATAACAATAATCTAA
- a CDS encoding ABC transporter ATP-binding protein: MEFIIETNNLTKRYGTATVVDKINLHVPKGKIYGLLGRNGAGKTTAMKMMLKLTFPTDGAIRLFGKDYKGNETAIYSKIGSIIETPSFYGNLTGYENLYILAKLRGQLCKNKVLNALEIVGLHEEKRKVFADYSLGMKQRLGIAAAIMHEPELLILDEPINGLDPIGISEIRSFLSKLSHDNGTTIFISSHVLNEVEQIADIIGVMHEGHLIEEVDIAELHKRNRKYTQFDLSDGQAAAKILESRYHITDFTVQGNTLKIYDFNHNIGNINRDFALNGLLVTKVNASEENLEEYFSKLIGGEGIA, encoded by the coding sequence ATGGAATTTATTATCGAAACTAATAATCTTACCAAGCGATATGGAACCGCTACCGTTGTTGATAAGATAAATCTTCATGTGCCAAAAGGGAAGATTTATGGACTGCTTGGCAGAAACGGAGCCGGGAAAACCACCGCAATGAAAATGATGTTGAAACTTACTTTCCCAACAGATGGAGCTATCAGGCTGTTTGGAAAAGACTATAAGGGCAATGAAACTGCTATTTATAGCAAAATAGGTTCGATTATTGAAACACCAAGTTTCTACGGCAATTTAACAGGATATGAGAATTTGTATATTCTTGCTAAATTGCGAGGACAACTTTGCAAAAACAAAGTCTTAAACGCTCTTGAAATTGTGGGGCTGCATGAGGAAAAAAGAAAGGTCTTTGCCGACTATTCCCTTGGCATGAAACAGCGGCTTGGTATTGCCGCTGCCATTATGCACGAGCCAGAGCTGCTTATACTTGATGAACCAATTAACGGACTTGACCCAATTGGAATATCAGAAATTCGCTCATTTCTATCTAAACTTAGCCATGATAATGGCACCACAATTTTTATATCAAGCCATGTTTTAAATGAGGTTGAGCAAATTGCAGATATTATTGGTGTTATGCACGAGGGTCATTTAATAGAAGAGGTTGATATAGCAGAGCTACACAAAAGAAACCGAAAATACACTCAATTTGATTTGTCGGATGGGCAAGCAGCTGCAAAAATTTTAGAAAGCCGCTATCATATCACAGACTTTACGGTGCAGGGAAATACACTAAAAATTTATGATTTCAACCACAATATAGGGAACATCAATCGCGATTTTGCCTTAAATGGACTACTTGTCACAAAGGTAAATGCCAGTGAAGAAAACTTAGAGGAATACTTTTCTAAACTGATTGGAGGTGAGGGCATTGCTTAA
- a CDS encoding ABC transporter permease, producing MRALLKIISCELLKLKRSKIIPISIAGVLSTPLLMLLEALQTYFDKPELVFTLSDVYNSSVLYTMLLTNMMVYIAIAAFLFSREYTENTLKTILPIPISRTKLLLGKFCTLLLEIVTLNIVTWAGIFIVCGIYHAIFTMEGYSLLVAIEWFPKFLLGGILMFLTTSPFVFVAGKTKGFVAPMIGSAVIVMGSAALANQEWGAIYPWTATFFLVQGKIENTGYPIALSVGIILLLSAVGFFMTYHHFEKEDLR from the coding sequence GTGAGGGCATTGCTTAAGATTATTTCCTGTGAACTACTTAAATTAAAGCGGTCAAAAATAATACCAATTAGTATTGCAGGAGTGCTATCTACACCATTGTTAATGCTGTTAGAGGCTCTGCAAACTTATTTTGACAAACCAGAACTTGTCTTTACCTTGTCTGACGTTTACAACAGCAGTGTACTTTATACCATGTTACTAACAAATATGATGGTCTATATTGCAATTGCTGCATTTTTATTCAGTAGAGAATATACAGAAAATACACTTAAGACTATATTACCCATTCCTATCTCAAGAACAAAACTACTGCTTGGCAAGTTTTGCACCTTACTGCTTGAAATTGTTACTCTTAACATTGTGACATGGGCAGGTATTTTTATCGTTTGTGGAATATACCACGCTATCTTTACAATGGAAGGGTACAGCTTGCTTGTGGCAATCGAATGGTTTCCAAAGTTTTTACTTGGCGGTATCCTAATGTTTTTAACAACTTCTCCTTTTGTATTTGTCGCAGGGAAAACAAAGGGATTTGTTGCTCCTATGATTGGTTCTGCTGTTATCGTCATGGGCAGTGCGGCTCTCGCAAATCAAGAATGGGGTGCAATATATCCGTGGACAGCTACATTTTTTCTTGTGCAGGGTAAAATCGAGAATACCGGCTACCCCATTGCCCTATCTGTGGGTATTATCCTTTTGTTATCAGCAGTCGGTTTCTTTATGACCTATCACCATTTCGAAAAGGAGGATTTGAGATAA
- a CDS encoding helix-turn-helix domain-containing protein translates to MEFNEKLQQLRTGKNLTQEQLAEQLYVSRTAISKWESGKGYPNIESLKCISKFFSVTIDELLSGEELITLAETENNSNVKRIYNIISGIIDVLAVALIVLPIYGEPQGSQFYHVNLLSNTHLPDLDIGIHWAVFLFIIGLGIARIAFICFEKELLHNIISKVSIATGAVAICLFAAAREPYATILLFLFFAVKIFLLLQQSRTK, encoded by the coding sequence ATGGAGTTTAACGAAAAACTGCAACAACTTAGAACTGGGAAGAACCTAACGCAGGAACAGCTTGCAGAGCAACTATATGTATCAAGGACAGCAATTTCAAAATGGGAAAGCGGAAAAGGCTACCCTAACATTGAGTCACTCAAGTGTATTTCTAAATTCTTTTCTGTAACCATAGATGAACTGCTGTCTGGTGAGGAACTGATTACCCTTGCCGAAACTGAAAACAACTCTAATGTTAAAAGAATTTATAACATTATCAGTGGAATAATAGATGTATTGGCAGTTGCACTTATTGTATTACCAATCTATGGAGAACCTCAAGGCAGCCAGTTTTACCATGTAAATCTTCTGTCAAATACTCATTTACCAGATTTAGATATTGGAATACATTGGGCTGTTTTTTTATTTATAATTGGGCTTGGAATTGCCAGAATTGCTTTCATTTGTTTCGAAAAAGAGTTATTGCATAACATTATCTCGAAAGTTTCTATCGCAACAGGCGCAGTAGCAATCTGTTTATTTGCTGCGGCAAGAGAACCATATGCAACAATACTGCTTTTCTTGTTTTTTGCAGTGAAAATATTTTTATTGCTACAGCAAAGCAGAACAAAATAA
- a CDS encoding DNA-binding protein → MNYISVKAASKKWGISERRIQKLCEESRIDGTEKFGRAWLIPKDAEKPIDGRMKIKNKQEDKHGV, encoded by the coding sequence ATGAATTATATTTCTGTGAAAGCTGCTTCTAAAAAATGGGGTATATCGGAACGGCGAATACAAAAATTATGCGAAGAAAGTCGCATTGATGGTACCGAGAAGTTTGGTCGGGCATGGCTGATACCCAAAGATGCGGAAAAGCCCATTGATGGACGTATGAAAATAAAAAACAAACAGGAGGACAAGCATGGAGTTTAA